From the genome of Bradyrhizobium sp. SZCCHNS1050, one region includes:
- the nuoL gene encoding NADH-quinone oxidoreductase subunit L: MIQAIVFLPLLGAILAGLIALLGAHARHPSGDTVEHHHDDGHHHGAADAHAHAHDDHGHGHDDHHVAEPPASGTWAAQVITTALLFVSAGLSWAMLISVGFMHHEAGVKELLPWINSGELQVSWALRVDTLTAVMLVVVTSVSSLVHLYSIGYMDEDPNRPRFFAYLSLFTFAMLMLVTANNLVQLFFGWEGVGLASYLLIGFWFQKPSANAAAIKAFVVNRVGDFGFALGIFAVFLLAKSTDFETIFAAAPSFAGKTINFLGWHADALTLTCLLLFMGAMGKSAQFLLHTWLPDAMEGPTPVSALIHAATMVTAGVFMVARLSPLFELAPNAQAVVMFFGATTAFFAATVGLVQNDIKRIVAYSTCSQLGYMFVAMGAGAYSVGMFHLFTHAFFKALLFLGSGSVIYAMHHEQDIRNMGGLWRKIPYTFAVMTVGTLALTGFPGFAGFFSKDAIIEAAYAAHNPFATYAYFLTIVAAGLTSFYSWRLVFKTFFGTPHDQHHYDAAHESPIWMLIPIGVLAAGSILAGLPFKGVFTDPHGVEHFFGESLKMNPHILEDMEHMPAWLAQLPFVMMVLGFVVSYIFYVRRPDIPEELAAQQPLLYKFLLNKWYFDELYDVIFVRPAKWLGRFLWKKGDGFVIDGFGPDGVSARVLDITRNVVKIQTGYLYHYAFAMLIGVAGLITWFMFMGGQQ, encoded by the coding sequence ATGATCCAGGCCATTGTCTTTCTGCCGCTGCTGGGCGCGATCCTGGCCGGCCTGATCGCGCTGCTCGGCGCGCATGCGCGCCATCCGAGCGGTGATACGGTCGAGCATCATCACGACGACGGTCATCACCACGGCGCCGCCGACGCTCACGCTCACGCGCATGACGATCACGGCCACGGACACGACGACCATCATGTCGCCGAGCCGCCGGCCTCCGGCACTTGGGCGGCGCAGGTGATCACGACGGCGCTGCTGTTCGTGTCGGCCGGCCTGTCCTGGGCGATGCTGATCAGCGTCGGCTTCATGCACCACGAGGCGGGCGTGAAGGAGCTGTTGCCCTGGATCAATTCCGGCGAGCTGCAGGTGTCCTGGGCGCTGCGCGTCGACACGCTCACGGCGGTGATGCTGGTCGTTGTGACCAGCGTGTCCTCGCTCGTCCACCTCTATTCGATCGGCTATATGGACGAGGATCCGAACCGTCCGCGCTTCTTCGCTTATCTGTCGCTGTTCACCTTCGCGATGCTGATGCTGGTGACCGCGAACAACCTCGTGCAACTGTTCTTCGGCTGGGAGGGCGTCGGTCTGGCGAGCTACCTGCTGATCGGCTTCTGGTTCCAGAAGCCGTCGGCCAACGCTGCCGCCATCAAGGCCTTCGTCGTCAACCGCGTCGGCGATTTCGGCTTCGCGCTCGGCATCTTCGCCGTGTTCCTGCTGGCGAAGTCGACCGACTTCGAGACCATCTTCGCCGCCGCGCCGAGCTTTGCCGGCAAGACGATCAACTTCCTCGGCTGGCATGCCGACGCGCTGACCCTGACCTGCCTGCTGCTGTTCATGGGCGCCATGGGCAAGTCGGCGCAGTTCCTGCTGCACACCTGGCTGCCGGACGCGATGGAAGGTCCGACCCCGGTCTCGGCGCTGATCCATGCCGCGACCATGGTCACTGCCGGCGTCTTCATGGTCGCGCGCCTGTCGCCGCTGTTCGAGCTCGCCCCGAACGCCCAGGCCGTCGTGATGTTCTTCGGCGCGACCACGGCGTTCTTCGCAGCGACCGTCGGCCTCGTGCAGAACGACATCAAGCGCATCGTCGCCTACTCGACCTGCTCGCAGCTCGGCTACATGTTCGTGGCGATGGGAGCAGGGGCCTACTCGGTCGGCATGTTCCATCTGTTCACGCATGCCTTCTTCAAGGCGCTGCTGTTCTTGGGCTCTGGCTCGGTGATCTACGCGATGCATCACGAGCAGGACATCCGCAACATGGGCGGCCTGTGGCGCAAGATCCCATACACCTTCGCGGTGATGACGGTCGGCACCCTGGCGCTCACCGGCTTCCCCGGCTTCGCAGGCTTCTTCTCCAAGGATGCGATCATCGAGGCGGCGTACGCAGCGCACAATCCGTTCGCGACCTACGCGTATTTCCTCACCATTGTCGCCGCCGGCCTGACCTCGTTCTATTCCTGGCGCCTGGTGTTCAAGACCTTCTTCGGCACGCCGCACGATCAGCACCATTATGATGCCGCACATGAGAGCCCGATCTGGATGCTGATCCCGATCGGCGTGCTCGCGGCAGGCTCGATCCTGGCCGGCCTCCCGTTCAAGGGCGTGTTCACCGATCCCCATGGCGTCGAGCACTTCTTCGGCGAGTCGCTGAAGATGAACCCGCACATTCTCGAAGACATGGAGCACATGCCGGCCTGGCTCGCTCAGCTTCCCTTCGTCATGATGGTGCTGGGATTTGTGGTCTCCTACATCTTCTACGTCAGACGTCCGGACATCCCGGAGGAGCTCGCCGCGCAGCAGCCGCTGCTCTACAAGTTCCTGCTCAACAAGTGGTACTTCGACGAGCTGTATGACGTGATCTTCGTCCGTCCGGCGAAGTGGCTTGGCCGCTTCCTCTGGAAGAAAGGCGACGGCTTCGTCATCGACGGCTTCGGTCCGGACGGTGTCTCGGCGCGGGTGCTCGACATCACGCGCAACGTCGTCAAGATCCAGACCGGGTACCTCTATCATTACGCCTTTGCCATGCTGATCGGCGTCGCCGGCCTGATCACCTGGTTCATGTTCATGGGGGGCCAGCAATGA
- a CDS encoding NADH-quinone oxidoreductase subunit M, producing MTTWPILSVVTFLPIVGALLIYLVRGDDEAARRNARWIALWTTLITFAVSVILVLRFDPAQTDFQFVEKSNWLAAGISYHMGVDGISLPFVILTTALMPFCIVASWKSVTNRLREYMMAFLILETLMVGTFSALDLVLFYLFFEGGLIPMFLIIGVWGGPRRVYASFKFFLYTLLGSVLMLLAIMALYWNAGTTDIPTLMHTAVPRSLQTWAWLAFFASFAVKMPMWPVHTWLPDAHVEAPTAGSVILAAILLKMGGYGFLRFSLPMFPLASHDFAPLVFTLSAIAIIYTSLVALMQEDIKKLIAYSSVAHMGFVTMGIFAGTMQGVAGGVFQMISHGIVSGALFLCVGVVYDRMHTREIAAYGGLVNRMPVYALVFMVFTMANVGLPGTSGFVGEFMTLLGTFKVSIPTAFFATSGVILSAAYALWLYRKVVFGALTKPSLASIKDLTLREGVILFPLVALTILFGVYPKPILDMSAASVQQLVNNYNTAVTAVKAAALLQ from the coding sequence ATGACCACCTGGCCAATTCTCTCCGTCGTCACCTTCCTGCCGATCGTCGGTGCGCTGCTGATCTATCTGGTCCGCGGCGACGACGAGGCGGCTAGGCGCAATGCGCGCTGGATCGCGCTGTGGACCACGCTGATCACGTTCGCGGTGTCGGTGATCCTGGTACTGCGCTTCGATCCCGCCCAGACCGACTTCCAATTCGTCGAGAAGTCGAACTGGCTGGCGGCCGGCATCAGCTACCACATGGGCGTCGACGGCATTTCGCTGCCGTTCGTGATCCTGACCACCGCTTTGATGCCGTTCTGCATCGTCGCGAGCTGGAAGTCGGTGACCAACCGGCTGCGCGAATACATGATGGCGTTCCTGATCCTGGAAACGCTGATGGTCGGCACGTTCTCGGCGCTCGACCTCGTGCTGTTCTATTTGTTCTTCGAGGGCGGCCTGATTCCGATGTTCCTGATCATCGGGGTCTGGGGCGGTCCGCGCCGGGTCTACGCCTCGTTCAAGTTCTTCCTCTACACGCTGCTCGGCTCGGTGCTGATGCTGCTCGCTATCATGGCGCTGTACTGGAACGCCGGCACGACCGACATTCCGACCTTGATGCATACGGCGGTGCCGCGGTCCTTGCAGACCTGGGCGTGGCTGGCGTTCTTCGCCTCCTTTGCGGTGAAGATGCCGATGTGGCCGGTGCACACCTGGCTGCCGGACGCGCACGTCGAGGCGCCGACCGCGGGCTCGGTGATCCTGGCCGCGATCCTCTTGAAGATGGGTGGCTACGGCTTCCTGCGCTTCTCGCTGCCGATGTTCCCGCTGGCCTCGCACGACTTCGCGCCGCTGGTGTTCACGCTCTCGGCGATCGCGATCATCTACACCTCGCTGGTCGCGCTGATGCAGGAGGACATCAAGAAGCTGATCGCCTACTCATCGGTGGCGCATATGGGCTTCGTCACCATGGGCATCTTCGCGGGCACCATGCAGGGTGTCGCCGGAGGCGTGTTCCAGATGATTTCGCACGGTATCGTCTCGGGCGCGCTGTTCCTTTGCGTCGGCGTGGTCTATGACCGCATGCATACCCGCGAGATCGCGGCCTACGGCGGCCTCGTGAACCGGATGCCGGTCTACGCGCTGGTGTTCATGGTGTTCACGATGGCCAATGTCGGCCTGCCCGGCACGTCCGGCTTCGTCGGCGAGTTCATGACTCTGCTCGGCACTTTCAAGGTGTCGATCCCGACCGCGTTCTTCGCGACATCAGGCGTCATCCTCTCGGCGGCCTACGCGTTGTGGCTTTACCGCAAGGTGGTGTTCGGTGCGCTGACCAAGCCGTCGCTCGCCAGCATCAAGGATCTCACCCTGCGTGAGGGCGTGATCCTGTTTCCGCTGGTGGCGCTGACCATCCTGTTCGGCGTTTATCCGAAGCCGATCCTCGACATGTCGGCGGCGTCGGTGCAGCAGCTCGTCAACAACTACAATACCGCCGTGACGGCCGTGAAGGCCGCCGCGCTGCTCCAATGA
- the nuoN gene encoding NADH-quinone oxidoreductase subunit NuoN, with translation MIENLGPQLWVVLPELLLAVGAMALLMLGAFRGQETTGLVTWLAVALLIVVGILVLRQPGGQAFGGSFIADSYARFLKILTLIGSIATLIMSAEFLSKPDRRIFEYAILVLLSTLGMLVLISAGDLITLYLGLELMSLALYVVAASHRDNVKSTEAGLKYFVLGALSSGMLLYGASLIYGFTGTVSFAGIAAATKTGSVGIIFGLVFLFAGMCFKVSAVPFHMWTPDVYEGAPTPVTAFFASAPKVAAIAVFARVALTAFPGITFQWQQIIVFVSIASMALGSFAAIGQTNIKRLMAYSSIGHMGFALVGLAAGTVEGAQGVLTYIAIYVAMTLGSFAVIMAIKRNGQSFEKISDFSGLSRTNPLLAFFFAMLLFSLAGVPPLAGFFAKWYVFVAAIKAGLFTLSVIGVLTSVVGAYYYLLIVKTMYFDEPLPTLDPVRIELGTVLAISGVFNILFFAYPGPLVSAAAAAAKSLF, from the coding sequence ATGATCGAGAATCTTGGGCCTCAGCTTTGGGTGGTGCTGCCGGAGCTGTTGTTGGCCGTGGGGGCCATGGCGCTGTTGATGCTGGGCGCGTTTCGCGGGCAGGAGACGACGGGGCTCGTCACGTGGTTGGCGGTCGCTCTGCTGATCGTGGTCGGCATCCTCGTGCTCAGGCAGCCGGGCGGCCAGGCCTTCGGCGGCAGCTTCATCGCTGACAGCTATGCGCGCTTCCTGAAGATCCTGACGCTGATCGGTTCGATCGCGACCCTGATCATGTCGGCGGAGTTCCTGTCGAAGCCCGATCGTCGCATCTTCGAATATGCCATCCTCGTGCTGCTCTCGACCTTGGGCATGCTGGTGCTGATCTCGGCCGGCGACCTGATCACGCTCTACCTCGGTCTCGAGCTGATGTCGCTCGCGCTCTACGTCGTCGCGGCCAGCCATCGTGACAACGTCAAGTCGACCGAAGCCGGCCTGAAGTATTTCGTGCTCGGCGCGCTGTCCTCCGGCATGCTGCTCTACGGCGCCTCGCTGATCTACGGCTTCACCGGCACGGTGAGTTTTGCCGGAATCGCGGCGGCGACGAAGACCGGCAGCGTCGGCATCATCTTCGGCCTCGTCTTCCTGTTCGCCGGCATGTGCTTCAAGGTCTCGGCGGTGCCGTTCCACATGTGGACGCCGGACGTCTATGAAGGCGCGCCGACGCCGGTGACGGCGTTCTTCGCCTCCGCGCCCAAGGTCGCGGCGATCGCCGTGTTCGCGCGCGTCGCGCTGACGGCGTTTCCCGGCATCACCTTCCAGTGGCAGCAGATCATCGTGTTCGTCTCGATCGCCTCGATGGCGCTCGGCTCGTTCGCCGCGATCGGCCAGACCAACATCAAGCGCCTGATGGCCTATTCGTCGATCGGCCACATGGGCTTTGCGCTGGTCGGTCTCGCCGCCGGTACGGTCGAGGGCGCGCAGGGCGTGCTGACCTACATCGCGATCTATGTCGCGATGACGCTCGGCTCGTTCGCCGTGATCATGGCGATCAAGCGCAACGGCCAGTCGTTCGAGAAGATCAGCGACTTCTCGGGGCTGTCGCGCACCAATCCGCTGCTTGCCTTCTTCTTCGCGATGCTGCTGTTCTCGCTGGCCGGCGTGCCGCCGCTCGCCGGCTTCTTCGCCAAATGGTACGTCTTCGTCGCCGCCATCAAGGCCGGACTGTTCACGCTGTCGGTGATCGGCGTGCTCACCAGCGTGGTCGGCGCCTACTATTATCTCCTGATCGTCAAGACGATGTATTTCGACGAGCCGCTGCCGACGCTCGATCCGGTCCGTATCGAGCTGGGCACGGTGCTCGCGATCTCCGGCGTCTTCAACATCCTGTTCTTCGCCTATCCCGGCCCGCTGGTCAGCGCGGCCGCGGCCGCGGCGAAGTCGCTGTTCTAG
- a CDS encoding biotin--[acetyl-CoA-carboxylase] ligase, translated as MTFALGSQADKAGYRLVTFDQTGSTNVEALKSAREGGKAPCWFVTSEQTAGRGRRQRPWIAPRGNLASSVLEVLNVAPAIAATLGFAAGLSIESALRQVSIEAALRSGARASFALKWPNDVLADGRKIVGMLLEAEQVAQGLAVVAGIGTNVVAAPLDTPTPAVSLADLGIQVTAEDLFSALSDAWVEYFGIWNEGRGFGDIRKLWLERAAGLGQPVAIRSGHAIIEGIFDTIDEQGCMLVRTAEGRLEPITAGDVHFGSVASKGAV; from the coding sequence ATGACGTTTGCGCTAGGGTCCCAGGCTGACAAGGCTGGCTACCGACTCGTCACGTTCGACCAGACCGGCTCAACCAATGTCGAGGCGCTGAAGTCGGCCCGAGAGGGCGGCAAGGCGCCGTGCTGGTTTGTCACGTCTGAGCAGACGGCCGGGCGCGGCCGGCGCCAGCGCCCGTGGATCGCCCCGCGCGGCAATCTGGCCTCGAGCGTGCTGGAAGTGCTGAACGTGGCTCCTGCGATCGCAGCCACACTCGGCTTCGCCGCGGGCCTCTCCATCGAGAGCGCGTTGCGCCAGGTGAGCATCGAGGCCGCGCTGCGGTCCGGAGCACGCGCGTCATTCGCGCTGAAATGGCCCAACGACGTGCTGGCTGACGGCCGCAAGATCGTCGGCATGCTGCTCGAGGCGGAGCAGGTGGCTCAAGGGCTTGCGGTGGTTGCCGGTATTGGAACCAACGTGGTCGCGGCGCCGCTGGATACCCCGACACCGGCGGTGTCGTTGGCGGACCTCGGCATCCAGGTGACCGCCGAGGACCTGTTCTCGGCGCTGTCGGATGCCTGGGTCGAGTATTTCGGCATCTGGAACGAGGGACGGGGCTTCGGTGACATCCGGAAACTCTGGCTCGAGCGCGCCGCAGGCCTCGGCCAGCCGGTCGCCATCAGGTCCGGACATGCTATCATCGAGGGGATTTTCGACACGATCGACGAACAGGGTTGTATGCTGGTGCGGACCGCGGAGGGACGATTGGAGCCGATCACGGCCGGTGATGTTCATTTCGGCTCGGTCGCATCCAAAGGAGCGGTCTAG
- a CDS encoding ribonuclease J, which produces MARPDELTFAPLGGVGEIGMNLSIYGLGNRHQRSWLAIDLGVSFGDEEHLPGIDLIMPDVAFLEKERNNLVGLVLTHAHEDHFGAIIDLWPRLKCPIYATKFSAALFEAKCEAERLPAKIPVKVIPSGGRVDIGPFNVEFIPVAHSIPESHALAIHTEVGTVLHTGDWKIDPTPVLGAPTDEKRLRELGDAGLLALIGDSTNAVREGRSPSEAEVAKTIAALVKEAKGRVAVTTFASNVARIRAVAEAAREAEREVVIVGRAMERVVQVARETGYLDGVQNFRGMDLYGHFPADKVLALCTGSQGEPRAALSRIANDDHPLVTLNKGDTVIFSSRTIPGNEKAVGAVINGLVQQGIEIITDRNHLVHVSGHPRRDELRDMIAWTRPQLLIPVHGEALHLHEHARLARACGVPKVITCRNGDLVKLGPGDPGIIDQLPAGRLYKDGSIVEDSKSRAVVERRKMAFAGCIFVALAITEKGELADDPEVDMVGIPEKNAAGEEMDDIVFDAVVSTFEGLPRARRRDSDAAAESVRRAVRSAVNEQWGKKPICLVHVLEV; this is translated from the coding sequence ATGGCACGTCCCGACGAACTGACATTTGCGCCGCTCGGAGGTGTCGGCGAGATCGGCATGAACCTGTCGATCTACGGGCTCGGCAATCGCCACCAGCGCTCGTGGCTCGCGATCGATCTTGGCGTCTCCTTCGGCGACGAGGAGCATCTGCCGGGCATCGACCTGATCATGCCCGACGTCGCTTTCCTGGAGAAAGAGCGCAACAATCTCGTCGGCCTCGTGCTGACCCACGCGCATGAGGATCATTTCGGCGCGATCATAGACCTGTGGCCGCGGCTGAAATGCCCGATCTACGCGACCAAGTTCAGCGCCGCACTGTTCGAGGCCAAGTGCGAGGCCGAGCGCCTCCCAGCCAAGATCCCGGTCAAGGTGATCCCCTCCGGCGGCCGCGTCGACATCGGTCCGTTCAACGTCGAGTTCATTCCGGTCGCGCATTCGATCCCTGAATCGCACGCGCTGGCGATCCACACCGAGGTCGGCACTGTCCTGCATACCGGCGACTGGAAGATCGATCCGACGCCGGTGCTGGGCGCGCCGACCGACGAGAAGCGGCTGCGCGAGCTCGGTGATGCCGGATTGCTCGCACTGATCGGCGATTCCACCAATGCCGTGCGCGAGGGACGCTCGCCGTCCGAGGCCGAGGTTGCCAAGACGATCGCGGCTTTGGTGAAGGAAGCAAAGGGCCGCGTGGCCGTGACCACCTTCGCCTCCAACGTCGCGCGTATCCGCGCCGTTGCCGAAGCGGCGCGCGAGGCCGAGCGCGAGGTCGTCATCGTCGGCCGTGCCATGGAACGCGTGGTCCAGGTCGCGCGTGAGACCGGTTATCTCGACGGCGTGCAGAACTTCCGCGGCATGGATCTCTACGGCCATTTCCCGGCCGACAAGGTGCTCGCGCTCTGCACCGGCAGCCAGGGCGAGCCGCGCGCCGCGCTCTCGCGCATCGCCAATGACGATCATCCGCTGGTCACCTTGAACAAGGGCGACACCGTCATCTTCTCGTCGCGCACCATCCCCGGCAACGAGAAGGCGGTCGGCGCCGTCATCAACGGGCTGGTGCAGCAGGGCATCGAGATCATCACCGACCGCAACCATCTCGTCCATGTCTCCGGCCATCCGCGCCGCGACGAGCTGCGCGACATGATCGCGTGGACGCGGCCGCAGCTCCTGATCCCCGTGCATGGCGAGGCGCTGCATCTGCACGAGCACGCGAGGCTGGCGCGCGCCTGCGGCGTGCCCAAGGTCATCACCTGCCGCAATGGCGACCTCGTCAAGCTCGGCCCCGGTGATCCCGGGATCATCGACCAACTGCCGGCGGGGCGGCTCTACAAGGACGGCAGCATCGTCGAGGATTCGAAGTCGCGCGCCGTGGTCGAGCGTCGCAAGATGGCCTTTGCCGGCTGCATCTTCGTGGCGCTCGCCATCACCGAGAAGGGCGAGCTGGCCGACGATCCCGAGGTCGACATGGTCGGCATCCCCGAGAAGAATGCGGCGGGCGAGGAGATGGACGACATCGTCTTCGATGCTGTCGTTTCCACCTTCGAAGGTCTGCCGCGGGCGCGTCGGCGCGATTCTGACGCAGCGGCAGAATCCGTCCGGCGGGCGGTGCGTTCGGCGGTCAATGAGCAGTGGGGCAAGAAGCCGATCTGTCTCGTCCATGTGTTGGAAGTCTGA
- the mce gene encoding methylmalonyl-CoA epimerase, with the protein MLGRLNHVAIAVKDAEKAARIYGAAFGAEISAAVPLPEHGVITVFVTLPNTKIEFIQPLGEASPIAKFLERNADGGIHHVCYEVADIIASRDTLIKEGARVLGDGQPKIGAHGKPVLFLHPKDFSGALVEIEQA; encoded by the coding sequence ATGCTGGGCCGGCTCAACCACGTCGCCATCGCGGTCAAGGACGCCGAAAAGGCCGCCAGGATTTATGGCGCGGCATTCGGTGCTGAGATTTCGGCGGCGGTGCCGCTGCCGGAGCATGGCGTGATCACGGTGTTCGTCACTCTGCCCAACACCAAGATCGAGTTCATCCAGCCGCTGGGCGAGGCGTCACCGATCGCCAAATTCCTCGAGCGCAACGCGGATGGCGGCATCCATCACGTCTGCTACGAGGTGGCCGACATCATCGCCTCGCGCGACACCCTGATCAAGGAGGGCGCCCGCGTGCTCGGCGACGGCCAGCCGAAGATCGGCGCGCATGGCAAGCCGGTTCTGTTCCTGCATCCGAAGGATTTTTCCGGCGCGCTCGTCGAGATCGAGCAGGCCTGA
- a CDS encoding DUF1467 family protein, with product MAYTISTWLAIYFVMWWVTLFVTLPFGIRSQHESGGGPLGTDPGAPTISRMGRRLIWTTLLSAAIFALSLVAYQAGYLSIERLSRLMGIPF from the coding sequence ATGGCCTATACGATCTCCACCTGGCTCGCGATCTACTTCGTGATGTGGTGGGTCACGCTGTTCGTGACCCTGCCGTTCGGCATCCGCAGCCAGCACGAGTCCGGCGGAGGCCCACTAGGCACCGACCCCGGTGCGCCAACGATCAGCCGAATGGGGCGGCGCCTGATCTGGACGACGCTGCTGTCGGCCGCGATCTTCGCCCTGTCACTCGTGGCCTATCAGGCCGGCTATCTCAGCATCGAGCGGCTGTCACGGCTGATGGGGATTCCGTTCTAG
- the mtnK gene encoding S-methyl-5-thioribose kinase: protein MMTSAEARNGTQSGYRILNEVDLRNYLAGIPSAAGQLGGPAERWSITEVGDGNLNLVFIVKGSSGGLAVKQALPYVRLVGESWPLPLSRAHYEHLALTHQNRLAPGLVPAIVHHDPALALTAMELLEPHIIMRKGLVAGTTSPAFVDHITTFMARTLFFSSDLARSAAEKKEAIASFAGNHALCKITEDLIFTDPYRIAEQNRWTSPWLDATAADIRADLDLHVAISRLKLKFLSCAEALIHGDLHTGSIMVTDTETKVIDPEFAFYGPMGFDVGAVLANLLMAYFASEGHEQRAGEREHFEGWVLAAVDEVWNGFADKFLALWRSEATGDAYPRSLFPGEAGAARLETERQAYVARLFQDAIGFTAAKIIRRILGLAHNIDFELIEDAKRRATCEVRALRLARTLMVETTTFTTIGAVTRAARELRHWQPGL from the coding sequence GTGATGACATCGGCCGAGGCCCGGAACGGGACGCAATCGGGCTATCGCATTCTGAACGAGGTTGATCTTCGAAACTATCTCGCGGGGATCCCTTCAGCTGCAGGGCAACTCGGCGGACCGGCCGAGCGCTGGTCAATCACCGAGGTCGGCGATGGCAACCTCAATCTGGTCTTCATCGTCAAGGGATCGTCCGGCGGTCTCGCGGTGAAGCAGGCGCTGCCTTACGTGCGGCTGGTCGGCGAGAGCTGGCCGCTGCCGCTGTCACGCGCCCACTATGAGCATCTGGCGCTGACGCATCAGAACCGCCTTGCCCCCGGCCTCGTGCCGGCCATCGTTCATCATGATCCGGCGCTGGCGCTGACGGCGATGGAGCTGCTGGAGCCGCACATCATCATGCGCAAGGGGTTGGTCGCGGGCACAACCTCTCCGGCCTTCGTCGATCACATCACGACCTTCATGGCGCGGACGCTGTTCTTCTCGTCCGACCTCGCGCGGTCTGCCGCCGAGAAGAAGGAGGCGATCGCAAGCTTTGCCGGCAATCATGCGCTGTGCAAGATCACCGAGGATTTGATCTTCACCGACCCCTATCGCATCGCCGAGCAAAACCGCTGGACGTCACCGTGGCTCGACGCGACCGCGGCCGACATTCGCGCCGATCTCGATCTGCACGTCGCGATCTCCAGGCTCAAGCTGAAATTCCTGTCGTGTGCCGAGGCGCTGATCCATGGCGACCTGCACACCGGGTCGATCATGGTGACGGACACCGAGACCAAGGTGATCGACCCCGAATTCGCCTTCTACGGTCCGATGGGATTCGACGTCGGTGCGGTCCTCGCCAATCTGCTGATGGCCTATTTTGCGTCCGAGGGACACGAGCAGCGGGCGGGCGAGCGGGAGCACTTCGAGGGATGGGTGCTGGCGGCAGTCGATGAGGTCTGGAACGGTTTCGCGGACAAGTTCCTGGCGCTGTGGCGCAGCGAGGCGACCGGCGATGCGTATCCGCGGTCACTGTTTCCGGGTGAAGCGGGCGCCGCGCGCCTGGAGACCGAGCGTCAGGCCTACGTGGCGAGATTGTTCCAGGACGCCATCGGTTTCACTGCGGCCAAGATCATTCGTCGCATCCTCGGCCTCGCGCACAACATCGATTTCGAACTGATCGAGGACGCCAAGCGGCGCGCGACCTGCGAGGTGCGGGCACTGCGGTTGGCACGGACGCTGATGGTGGAGACGACGACGTTTACGACGATCGGGGCGGTGACGCGGGCTGCCCGCGAGTTGCGCCACTGGCAGCCGGGGCTTTAA
- a CDS encoding ABC transporter permease — protein sequence MAHGETVPMPEAPSRRAGGVASLLRSQMRNIAPFLTLIFLTAFFAIASPSFATLDNVGNILTQVSVTGIIAVGLTFVILCAEIDLSIAAIANVTGIAVAYFTMQESYVNIANVPMPGFVAILLALALCALLGLVNAFGLTVIGIPSFIMTLAMMQIAAGISAMLVRGQIAYKVPPIITTLGSSSVAGVPWIVIVAALMLLLGHLVLTYTRFGRYVYMVGGNREAAEYSGLNVKLILGSVMVISAVCSGIGGMLGVAHFGSAQQNEFDTYLLDSIAAVVVGGTSLFGGRGGIGNTIVGLFVLGVLNNGLDHVNIDSFLKILIRGLILLAALVINVYAQRLRAKAAD from the coding sequence ATGGCGCATGGCGAGACCGTTCCGATGCCGGAGGCGCCGTCGCGGCGCGCAGGCGGGGTCGCATCGCTGCTGCGCTCGCAGATGCGCAACATCGCGCCGTTCCTGACCTTGATCTTCCTCACGGCGTTCTTCGCGATCGCGAGTCCGTCCTTCGCCACGCTCGACAACGTCGGCAACATCCTGACCCAGGTGTCGGTCACCGGCATCATCGCGGTCGGCCTCACCTTCGTGATCCTGTGCGCCGAGATCGACCTGTCGATCGCCGCCATCGCCAACGTGACCGGTATCGCCGTTGCCTACTTCACGATGCAGGAGTCCTACGTCAACATCGCCAACGTGCCGATGCCCGGTTTTGTCGCCATCCTGCTCGCGCTGGCGCTGTGCGCGTTGCTCGGACTGGTCAACGCCTTCGGCCTGACCGTGATCGGCATTCCCTCCTTCATCATGACGCTCGCGATGATGCAGATCGCCGCCGGCATCTCGGCGATGCTGGTGCGCGGCCAGATCGCCTACAAGGTTCCCCCCATCATCACGACGCTCGGCTCCAGCTCCGTGGCGGGGGTGCCCTGGATCGTGATCGTGGCCGCCCTGATGCTGTTGCTCGGTCACCTCGTGCTGACCTACACGCGGTTCGGCCGCTACGTCTACATGGTCGGCGGCAACCGCGAGGCGGCGGAGTATTCGGGGCTGAACGTCAAGCTGATCCTCGGCAGCGTGATGGTGATCTCAGCCGTCTGCTCGGGGATCGGCGGCATGCTCGGCGTGGCGCATTTCGGCAGCGCGCAGCAGAACGAGTTCGACACCTACCTGCTGGACTCGATCGCCGCCGTCGTGGTCGGCGGCACCAGCCTGTTCGGCGGCCGCGGCGGCATCGGCAACACCATCGTCGGCCTGTTCGTGCTCGGCGTGCTCAACAACGGCCTCGACCACGTCAACATCGACAGTTTCCTGAAGATCCTGATCCGCGGCCTGATCCTGCTCGCCGCCCTGGTGATCAACGTCTATGCCCAGCGGCTGCGGGCGAAGGCGGCGGATTGA